A stretch of the Denticeps clupeoides chromosome 6, fDenClu1.1, whole genome shotgun sequence genome encodes the following:
- the yipf5 gene encoding protein YIPF5, producing the protein MSGFDNFNTDFYQSSYSVDDQNQGYGYSGAEDPYNKPYGQYDYSQPVGYSTPGMMPQQPYTGQIYQPTPAFTPSASQSMYSSSFEDEPPLLEELGINFDHIWQKTLTVLHPLKAADGSIMNETDLTGPMVFCLAFGATLLLTGKIQFGYVYGISAIGCLGMYCLLNLMSMTGVSFGCVASVLGYCLLPMILLSSFGVLFSLQGMMGMILTAVIIGWCSFSASKIFISALAMDGQQLLVAYPCALLYGVFALISVF; encoded by the exons ATGTCCGGCTTTGACAACTTCAACACGGATTTTTACCAGTCCAGCTACAGTGTAGACGACCAGAACCAGGGATATGGCTACAGTGGAGCAGAAGACCCCTATAACAA GCCTTATGGGCAGTATGACTACTCCCAGCCAGTGGGATACAGCACCCCGGGCATGATGCCACAGCAGCCCTACACCGGGCAGATCTATCAGCCCACTCCTGCGTTCACCCCGTCCGCCTCCCAATCCATGTACAGCAGCAGTTTTGAAGATGAGCCGCCACTGCTGGAAG AGCTGGGCATCAACTTCGACCACATCTGGCAGAAGACGCTGACGGTGTTGCACCCGCTGAAGGCTGCAGATGGGAGCATCATGAATGAGACGGACCTGACTGGCCCTATGGTGTTCTGCCTGGCATTTGGAGCGACCTTGCTGCTG acAGGTAAGATCCAGTTTGGCTATGTGTACGGAATCAGTGCCATCGGCTGCCTGGGCATGTACTGCCTGCTCAACCTCATGAGCATGACCGGCGTGTCCTTTGGCTGCGTCGCCAGCGTTCTTGGCTACTGCCTGCTACCCATGATCCTCCTCTCCAGCTTTGGCGTGCTCTTCTCCTTACA AGGCATGATGGGTATGATTCTCACAGCGGTCATAATTGGTTGGTGCAGCTTCTCAGCCTCCAAGATCTTCATATCTGCATTGGCGATGGACGGGCAGCAGCTGCTGGTGGCGTACCCCTGCGCCCTGCTCTACGGCGTTTTCGCCCTCATCTCCGTCTTCTGA